In one window of Falco cherrug isolate bFalChe1 chromosome 12, bFalChe1.pri, whole genome shotgun sequence DNA:
- the DMRTA2 gene encoding doublesex- and mab-3-related transcription factor A2: protein MELRSELPNVPAAPPPVPPSSVAAAAAAAAATLPVSVAGSLLRAPPLLLRAAEKYPRTPKCARCRNHGVVSALKGHKRYCRWKDCMCAKCTLIAERQRVMAAQVALRRQQAQEENEARELQLLYGTAEGLALAAANGIIPPRPAYEVFGSVCAGGGGEGGAGASGKAGGGAGGGQSKMQKFELFPKTLLPSRAVTPQQAGGKPLSPDGESVPGTSSPEARHGSGSENGDGESFLSSPVSKGPKEGEESPGSISPLGSDSGSEADKDEQDPSPSAGGRQRTPIDILTRVFPAHKRSVLELVLQGCGGDVVQAIEQILNNRGPEKGPEEGWARDGALQGLPPTPAAAAAHHRPLIAGAMAPAIGALGSRSAFSPLQPNATHFGAEAGAYPLGTHLGLNPLRLAYSAHSRGLAFMTPYSTAGLMPTLGFRPPVDYAFSDLMRDRSAVHKEQVYSGGLYGPMVNNTPEKQ, encoded by the exons ATGGAGCTGCGGTCGGAGCTGCCCAACGtgcccgccgcgccccccccggtgccccccagctcggtggcggcggcggcggccgcggcagCGGCCACGCTGCCGGTGAGCGTAGCCGGGAGCCTGCTGCGGgcgccgccgctgctgctgcgGGCGGCCGAGAAGTACCCGCGGACGCCCAAGTGCGCCCGTTGCCGCAACCACGGGGTGGTGTCGGCGCTGAAGGGCCACAAGCGGTACTGCCGCTGGAAGGACTGCATGTGCGCCAAGTGCACCCTCATCGCCGAGCGCCAGCGCGTCATGGCGGCCCAGGTGGCGCTGCGCCGCCAGCAGGCGCAGGAGGAGAACGAGGCCCGCGAGCTCCAGCTGCTGTACGGCACCGCCGAGGGGCTGGCCCTGGCGGCCGCCAACGGTATCATCCCGCCCCGGCCCGCGTACGAGGTCTTCGGCTCCGTCTgcgccgggggcggcggcgaggGAGGCGCCGGCGCCTCAGGTAAGGCC ggtgggggggccgggggggggc AGTCCAAGATGCAGAAGTTCGAGCTGTTCCCCAAGACGCTGCTGCCGAGCCGTGCCGTCACCCCGCAGCAGGCGGGCGGGAAGCCCCTCTCCCCGGACGGCGAGTCCGTGCCCGGCACCTCCTCCCCAGAAGCTCGCCACGGCTCGGGCTCGGAGAACGGGGACGGCGAGTCCTTCCTGAGCTCGCCCGTCTCCAAGGGCCcgaaggagggggaggagagcCCGGGCTCTATCAGCCCGCTGGGCTCGGACTCGGGCTCGGAGGCGGACAAGGACGAGCAGGACCCGTCGCCCTCGGCCGGCGGCCGGCAGCGGACTCCCATCGACATCCTGACGCGCGTCTTCCCGGCGCACAAGCGCAGcgtgctggagctggtgctgcagggctgcggcggggaCGTGGTACAGGCCATCGAGCAGATCCTCAACAACCGCGGCCCGGAGAAGGGCCCCGAGGAGGGCTGGGCTCGGGACGGTGCCTTGCAAGGCCTTCCGCCCactcccgccgccgccgccgcccacCACCGGCCCTTGATCGCCGGCGCCATGGCCCCCGCCATCGGCGCGCTGGGCAGCCGCTCCGCCTtctcccccctgcagcccaaCGCCACGCACTTCGGGGCCGAGGCCGGCGCCTACCCGCTGGGCACCCACCTGGGACTCAACCCCCTGCGCCTCGCCTACTCGGCGCACAGCCGGGGACTGGCCTTCATGACCCCCTACTCCACGGCCGGGCTGATGCCCACCCTGGGGTTCCGGCCGCCCGTGGACTACGCCTTCAGCGACCTCATGCGGGACCGCTCTGCCGTGCACAAGGAGCAGGTCTACTCCGGCGGGCTCTACGGGCCCATGGTCAACAACACCCCCGAGAAGCAATAG